The sequence CCCACCCTTAATTAATACTACGccacaaaccacacccatgagTTCTCCTACAAATTTTAGTACTCCAACCCCCTTGACCCTCTCCATATTTAGTGGATACCCTCTACCAAAAATGAGTAACTTCATGCACGTATCTCCACAACCATTTCTCTAATAAAGCTTGATTAAAGGACACCACATTTCTTATCCCCAAACCTCCCATTTCAATAGGTGAGCAAACCTTATCCCACGCCACCAAAGGGTATTTGAAACTCCCCTCAGACGATCCCCATAAAAAAGTTTCTTTGGATTCTTTCCAGCCTAGCAGCCACAACCATAGGAATAGTAAATAACGATAAAAAAATAAGTAGGAAGGCTAGAAAGAATGGTCTTCAATAAAGTGAGCATACCACCCTTGGATAAATAAAGGCGTTTCCATCCTGATAATTTCTtctccatcttctccaaaatgGGATTACAAATAGAAGTTTTCTTGAACGATGTACCAAGTGGCATCCCCAAGTATTTCATAGGCAAACTGCCCACCCTGCAACTAAGGATATTAGCCAAAGCATCCAAATTATTCACCTCCCCAATAGGGAAAATCTCACTTTTCCCAGAACTACAGTAACTTGTCTATTGGTCCTTGATGTTTGGGATATCCTATCATTGTCATGCAATCTAAGAAGTAcaaaatcattgattaagaattCCATGGTTTCTCAGAAACAATGTAGAAATTCACTACGAAACTAGGTTCCTTGTCCTCGTCCATACAAAGGACAAAGAAAATGAGCAAGCAATCAACTAAAAAGACAAACAAGAAACACAAGCTTAACAGCACATTTACTtcagaaaatataataaattttcatcAAATACTATATCCCAGTTATATCATCATGATAATCAGTgaaatttatggaaaatgaGATGAAACCATGAAAGGATTTTTAAGAATATGATCATCATCATGATCAAACTGCAGCTTGGATGGCCTTGTGCTTCTCAATCTTCTTCTCAAGCTCATCTTTCTTGGCCCCAACCACCCTGTCCACttccttcccattcttcaccAACACAAAAGTCGGCATTGCCTGCACCTGAAACTCCTGTGCCACATCCTACATACCATTTTGTTTCCCACAAATaccccaaaagaagaaaaagtcaATAATCATATAATCTCAATAATCATATAACAAAAACTCATAATAATCATATAATAAGGAATGTATCTATAGTGTGTTTACTAGAAACAAAGGTTAAAGAGATTAATGCTCAAAGAATCCAGAATGCTATAGAGAAATCTGGTAAGGAGGCCTTGACCTAAAAGTGCAAAATTAGAAGCAACAGGTCCTAAAAACATTGAATAATTGCAAATACAAAATTGGAGACAATTAATAAAatagaggaggaggaggaggaggaaggtACGGACAGGTAATTCATCGACGTCGATCTTTGCGAATTCGACCTCGGTGAACTTGGAGGCCATGGCGTGGATGGCGGGCTCCATGAACTTGCAGGGGCCACACCACGACGCAGCGAAATCAATCACCATCTGATAATTCATTCAATCAATCAAAACCAACAAAGTGAATCAAATACCTAAATAAAGAGagattaaaatgaaatgaaaagagagaagttgTACGAGTTGGGAGGAGTCTTTGGAGTTATTGAAATGGAGCTGCCATCTGGCCGGAGAATGAAAGGAGAGGATGCGAGATGATGATGTCTCCGATGATGTCGCTGCAGCTGCCTCTGCGGTTGCGCCGCCTCCTAGGAAGCTTGATATTATAGATCccattctttctctctctctctctctgtttcttttatttttattcctcTAAAACTTGGAGGGCAGTCCAATCCAAATGGACTAGTTTAAGACTTTTTAAGTGCaactttttggttttgtgtttgtctctttcaaactttcaaaatctctttctttcttgctttctctttctttttctttttttttttgacaaagtaaaaaatattcataatactTTCCCAATTGACAAATTGTTACAGACtattattgattaaaaaaaattcaataataaatttaaatttgaaccaataataatttactagttataatttgttgtaaaaatattataaacctATTACTTCTCCTAAAATATATGCCGAAAGTCTTATCCCAAcgtcaaattaatttttttacatacgCTCCACATGTACGATgagactcttttttttattatgagtttaatataatttttcaatttgaatttatctaatTGTTAGTGAGATTACACacgaagaaaattttaaaaaactaaaatttaaaatttaaaaaggagtAAACTGCTGGGTTTAGTGTAtgctagtttttaggaaaaaaaaatgtatcaaaagTACGTTAGATATGTTTAGATAGaaagtgtgctaatttttagggaaaaagtttcacagattttttttttttttttttttttttttttttttttttttaattttgttaaattacaattttaaccatatttttttaataataagaatTATCTGATTAAATTGAGaatattttgacattttatgaaaccataactaactttctaaattctcttaatatatagagattatcttttaattatgaTCAAAACTAACTTTTTGATTTTATCCTTTTAATCCTCCAACTTTTTTTTAGTGGATAAGTCTGCCAACTTTAAGTGTTCCTTATTTATTGGagtataataattaattagttgtAGGTTTTAGTTAGCTAAACTAGTAAAGTTTATGATGATTGAattcataggttgaaattctttcaaaaaaaatttaactaattaatataaaatgttatttattagttttttttaataagagaaaagaagaagaacaaaaagcCCAAGAttattgtagttgcacgattttcctggcccaaattcgtttgatcaggccctggcccaaagcgcaacccacaataaatatttgtagaggatgggtcaaagaacttggtctcagtgagtctgttcggtctgatacatggaaagcattgttacaaaaaaataaaaacaccagaatggatctctcacgtataagtttgtttctttagtttctcatacagaaattttcgtccccttctctaagggactccactacattatatagttcccttctcttatctcaaccctacacttgttgactatctaagcacctacttgagtggctgtcccatcagacgccttcatctctccccatgtgagttgcagaggccaaggcggtattgttcaggggtcatttcctcattaatgcggtcaaGTGGGTGGTTGgagcgcaattaatgtggtggtagctctccctgggatattttagattttattcattttatatgttgggaggatgaactgaagtggctggggagagttcctcgtctgggcttcgtgatgtccgaggaggatttactcctcggacatgtttCCCTGGCGTTTATGGgtttgagtaatgcttcatacgtgatTTCTCTTCGGATAGGAAGCTCCTCAGACGGGCCTGagtttggaatagcccattatttctgggccgggccccacattagcccctcaaaactccggtttttatctccctccgaggaggaaaagacggggttttgatattttgggagagggtggaaataaggagagcgtgtGGCGCGCATGCGAACCGTTACTTCTGACGCGctgcaatttacgaggcgcggccattaacttctagaggcgttatgttccctcatccaa is a genomic window of Quercus lobata isolate SW786 chromosome 2, ValleyOak3.0 Primary Assembly, whole genome shotgun sequence containing:
- the LOC115976810 gene encoding thioredoxin H2, which codes for MGSIISSFLGGGATAEAAAATSSETSSSRILSFHSPARWQLHFNNSKDSSQLMVIDFAASWCGPCKFMEPAIHAMASKFTEVEFAKIDVDELPDVAQEFQVQAMPTFVLVKNGKEVDRVVGAKKDELEKKIEKHKAIQAAV